A section of the Rhizobium sp. Pop5 genome encodes:
- a CDS encoding MipA/OmpV family protein, whose translation MSHRSAVSISFLIAFSSFGSAAAQDSGQHFWSGDWYLSVGVAGFSAPKFEGSRRYEFRFSPLISAGRQGSGPRFSSRNDNPSFALMDNGAFRAGIVGKFVPSRDEGDGHELKGMKKVKWGAEAGGFVEVYPTDFLRARAEVRQGIRSHDGVVADLAVDAFTDIAPDLQLSGGPRATFATSGYYDAYYGVNAKQAAASGLDQYKPSSGIQSYGAGAALTWKATENLSASSFLEYKRLAGPAADSSLVRERGSKNQVLIGVSATYKFNFSLQ comes from the coding sequence GTGTCCCATCGATCAGCCGTATCGATTTCTTTTCTTATTGCCTTTTCATCCTTTGGTTCGGCCGCCGCGCAGGACAGCGGCCAGCATTTCTGGTCCGGCGACTGGTATCTGAGCGTCGGCGTCGCGGGCTTCTCCGCGCCGAAATTCGAGGGCTCGCGGCGTTACGAATTCAGGTTCAGCCCGCTGATATCGGCCGGCCGGCAAGGCTCGGGCCCGCGCTTTTCCTCGCGCAATGACAATCCTTCCTTCGCCCTCATGGATAACGGTGCTTTCCGCGCCGGCATCGTCGGCAAGTTCGTGCCTTCGCGAGACGAGGGCGATGGTCACGAGCTGAAGGGCATGAAGAAGGTCAAGTGGGGGGCGGAAGCTGGCGGCTTCGTCGAGGTCTATCCGACCGATTTCCTGCGCGCCCGCGCCGAAGTTCGCCAGGGTATCCGCTCCCATGACGGCGTCGTCGCCGATCTCGCCGTCGACGCCTTCACTGATATCGCCCCCGACCTCCAGCTTTCCGGCGGTCCGCGCGCGACATTTGCCACCAGCGGCTATTACGACGCTTATTACGGCGTCAATGCCAAGCAGGCGGCGGCAAGCGGGCTTGATCAATACAAGCCGTCGTCAGGCATTCAGTCCTACGGTGCCGGGGCTGCTCTGACCTGGAAGGCGACGGAAAATCTCTCGGCGAGTTCTTTCCTCGAATATAAGCGGCTTGCGGGTCCGGCCGCCGACAGCAGCCTCGTGCGGGAGCGCGGCTCAAAGAACCAGGTCCTGATCGGCGTCTCGGCGACCTACAAGTTCAATTTTTCGCTGCAGTGA
- the ubiA gene encoding 4-hydroxybenzoate octaprenyltransferase, translated as MEDTDNLNDRVSDAPSDNWVYRILPQWLWPYAQLARWDRPIGWQLLMWPCFWSATLAANAAIDQGLYSGSLLVSHLFLYFIGAVAMRGAGCTYNDLVDHEIDMEVARTRSRPLPSGRATRAGAKIFIGLQALVGLFVLLQFNWLTVFLGVLSLGIVAFYPYAKRFTDWPQFFLGLAFSWGALMGWAGILGGLSFAAILIYAASVAWTIGYDTIYAHQDKEDDELIGVRSTARLFGDKTRQWLIGLYGLTLVLMFMAFALAGANLIAFLGLIGAAGMFGWQIVRLDIDDPAQCLALFRSNNRVGLIIFFGLFVSLLFAIP; from the coding sequence ATGGAAGATACCGACAATCTCAACGACCGCGTCTCCGACGCGCCTTCAGACAACTGGGTCTACCGGATCCTGCCGCAATGGCTTTGGCCCTATGCGCAGCTTGCGCGCTGGGATCGCCCTATCGGCTGGCAGCTCTTGATGTGGCCGTGTTTCTGGTCGGCAACGCTTGCCGCCAATGCGGCGATTGACCAGGGGCTTTATTCCGGCAGCCTGCTGGTGTCCCATCTTTTCCTTTATTTCATCGGCGCGGTCGCCATGCGTGGCGCCGGCTGCACCTATAACGATCTCGTCGACCACGAGATCGACATGGAAGTGGCCCGCACGCGTTCGCGTCCGCTCCCTTCCGGCCGCGCCACGCGCGCCGGGGCGAAGATCTTCATCGGCCTGCAGGCCCTGGTCGGCCTTTTCGTGCTGCTGCAGTTCAACTGGCTCACCGTCTTCCTCGGCGTGCTCTCGCTCGGGATCGTGGCGTTTTATCCCTATGCCAAGCGCTTTACCGATTGGCCGCAATTCTTCCTGGGGCTTGCTTTCTCCTGGGGCGCGCTGATGGGCTGGGCCGGCATTTTGGGCGGCCTCTCCTTCGCTGCCATCCTGATCTACGCCGCCTCCGTCGCCTGGACGATCGGTTACGACACGATCTATGCGCATCAGGACAAGGAGGATGACGAGCTGATTGGCGTGCGCTCCACCGCCCGCCTTTTCGGTGACAAAACGCGGCAATGGCTGATCGGCCTTTACGGGCTGACTCTGGTGCTGATGTTCATGGCTTTCGCGCTCGCCGGCGCCAATCTCATTGCTTTCCTGGGGCTCATCGGTGCGGCCGGCATGTTCGGCTGGCAGATCGTTCGGCTTGATATCGACGATCCCGCCCAATGCCTGGCGCTCTTCAGGTCGAACAACCGCGTCGGCTTGATCATCTTCTTTGGCCTGTTTGTCTCGCTGCTCTTCGCCATTCCCTGA
- a CDS encoding DUF6101 family protein: MNNPVMKPAWAGTTLRLDPSRFPQQVSYAIHDCSDDVSITIDERGAVLRKVLPSSGLPLSIALPKRVFQGVAARAIDHGDGEVTVTLELHHADPELCIPLLVAHDLSDIAADWRSWSEAFRIPMLMVEADGVARPLEDHIGALRTSDLKPRRRHSYFANRRPRFLVRRTTGRLGVAMKIEGKEIIARN; the protein is encoded by the coding sequence ATGAACAATCCCGTTATGAAGCCCGCCTGGGCTGGTACGACGCTGCGCCTCGATCCTTCCCGCTTTCCCCAGCAGGTCAGCTACGCCATCCATGATTGTTCGGATGACGTCAGCATCACGATAGACGAACGCGGTGCGGTTCTGCGCAAAGTCCTCCCTTCCAGCGGCCTGCCGCTCTCGATTGCGCTGCCGAAGCGCGTCTTCCAGGGTGTCGCCGCCCGCGCCATCGACCATGGCGACGGCGAAGTCACAGTGACGCTCGAGCTCCACCACGCCGATCCGGAGCTCTGCATTCCGCTGCTCGTTGCCCATGACCTCAGCGATATCGCCGCCGACTGGCGCAGCTGGTCCGAAGCCTTCCGCATTCCGATGCTGATGGTCGAGGCCGACGGCGTCGCCCGACCTCTCGAGGACCATATCGGGGCTTTGCGCACCAGCGACCTCAAGCCGCGCCGCCGCCATTCCTACTTCGCAAACCGCCGCCCGCGCTTCCTCGTGCGCCGCACGACCGGCCGGCTCGGCGTTGCCATGAAGATCGAAGGCAAGGAAATTATCGCCCGCAACTGA
- a CDS encoding DUF1217 domain-containing protein — MITASLAYSILSKDMTSSLAKVASQTTVKKDAQYYADNINKVKDVDDFLGNYKLYSYAMKAYGLEDMTYAKAFMKKVLESDLTDPNSYANKLSDTRYREFAAAFNFNSPEKDVQTDAQEDDLIGLYKQSFVDADKAATTESTYYSNNIGDVQTVDDLVNNTRLRTYVLKTFKIDPTYASKDFLRQVLTSDLSDPNSVVNTQGGDKYKALAAQFSFNADGTVNGSAQSAAQKASVIETYTLNSQSVIIDNSVGSDVYYVSQTAADYNKAYYTAKIGTITNVDDLVADNRLTSYIKTAYSMGADFTSPALRMVLTDPSYAQLMGFTNVYNAFNFKADGSASTTARVQSIDQANKLQSAASSTNNYYTVTSQSSAITNVDDLLADGVLARYIKDAYGLGTSFSNADLKSILTDPTFAAAQGHADLNADFNFQADGSINGSAIQTAAQRKSTTDKSAANAAHFNSMIANVTNVDQIMSDPVAVSYLRNSMQIADSVSDATLRSFLVDPTAASAQGYGDVHDLFNFKADGSVATLHASQSASQSANTASKADNAAVYYQATIAGISNVDQLLADQKLNNFVRNAYGIPSTVTDVALRAILTDQSGTGTYADVAAAFNFKADGSLEDGMAAQTATQINNTKFTAAARTDDYSSRMATIGNVDDLLADPAITNFLKSTYDLPFDISNADLKSILTDPTAAAAAGHADLNADFNFAADGSLPALSSVQNADQAQTTNDNYAARYDDERDEAIDEVASNYKSMMAPSNSLLDFSDIKTVNDFLRTNSTADFVKSNDNLPDPYHVALQAFGLTEQEVPRSMMRKILTSDAYDPKGYIASLKDERITNLARAFNFGPDGKAAAPFQALPDATMAKYATDYKSHITMLMKDGPVKDKAAKDATAEVDYFAKGMAKVKSLDDFLDDSRLTDLVLKANNLDPKNYDKATLKKIFTSDPDDKKSYLNTKADARFKDIVAAFNFDKDGNLTRAKIGTVQNKAAEDHTQQLFVQQTLENQQGESNDGVRLALYFSRKAPNITSIYSILGDKALYQVITTAYSLPSQISGMDVAKQADLINRFVKLDDLQDPKKVDKLLRRFTAMYDIKNNTQQSPALQILTGGGTQKA; from the coding sequence ATGATTACGGCCTCCCTCGCTTACTCGATCCTGTCGAAGGACATGACGTCCAGCCTCGCCAAGGTCGCGTCGCAGACGACCGTCAAGAAGGATGCTCAGTACTACGCGGACAATATCAATAAGGTCAAAGACGTCGACGACTTCCTCGGCAATTACAAGCTCTACAGCTATGCGATGAAGGCCTATGGCCTCGAGGACATGACCTATGCCAAGGCCTTCATGAAGAAGGTGCTGGAGAGCGATCTCACCGATCCCAACAGCTACGCCAACAAGCTTTCCGACACGCGTTACCGCGAATTCGCCGCCGCCTTCAATTTCAATTCGCCTGAAAAGGATGTGCAGACGGATGCGCAGGAGGACGATCTGATCGGCCTCTACAAGCAGTCCTTCGTCGATGCCGACAAGGCAGCGACTACCGAAAGCACCTATTACAGCAACAATATAGGCGACGTGCAGACCGTTGACGATCTCGTCAACAACACCCGGCTGCGCACCTATGTGCTGAAGACCTTCAAGATCGATCCCACCTATGCGTCGAAGGACTTTCTGCGCCAGGTGCTGACGAGCGATCTCAGCGACCCCAACAGCGTCGTCAACACGCAAGGCGGCGACAAGTACAAGGCGCTTGCCGCCCAGTTCAGCTTCAACGCCGACGGCACGGTCAACGGCAGCGCCCAGAGCGCCGCGCAGAAGGCTTCGGTCATCGAGACCTATACGTTGAACTCGCAGTCGGTCATCATCGATAATTCGGTCGGTTCCGATGTCTACTATGTCAGCCAGACGGCGGCCGACTACAACAAGGCTTATTACACCGCCAAGATCGGCACGATCACCAATGTCGACGATCTGGTCGCAGACAACCGTCTGACCTCCTACATCAAGACGGCCTACAGCATGGGCGCCGACTTTACGTCCCCAGCGCTGCGCATGGTGCTCACCGATCCCAGTTACGCCCAACTGATGGGCTTCACCAATGTGTACAACGCCTTCAACTTCAAGGCCGACGGTTCGGCGTCGACCACCGCGCGCGTTCAGTCGATCGATCAGGCAAACAAGCTGCAATCGGCCGCCTCAAGCACGAACAACTATTACACTGTGACGTCTCAATCGAGCGCCATCACCAATGTCGATGACCTGCTCGCAGACGGCGTTCTGGCGCGTTACATCAAGGATGCCTATGGTCTCGGCACGAGCTTCAGCAATGCCGATTTGAAGAGCATCCTGACCGATCCGACCTTTGCCGCGGCTCAGGGACATGCCGACCTCAACGCCGACTTCAACTTTCAGGCCGACGGTTCGATCAACGGGTCTGCGATCCAGACGGCGGCGCAACGGAAATCGACCACCGACAAGTCGGCGGCGAACGCAGCACACTTCAACAGCATGATCGCCAATGTCACCAATGTCGATCAAATCATGTCCGATCCTGTTGCGGTGAGCTACCTCAGAAACAGCATGCAGATCGCAGACAGCGTTTCCGATGCGACCTTGAGATCCTTCCTCGTCGATCCGACGGCCGCCAGCGCCCAGGGCTACGGCGATGTCCACGACCTGTTCAATTTCAAGGCGGATGGTTCGGTCGCCACGCTCCATGCCTCCCAGAGCGCCTCCCAGAGCGCGAACACCGCCAGCAAGGCCGACAATGCGGCAGTCTATTACCAGGCAACGATCGCAGGCATCTCGAACGTCGATCAGTTGCTGGCGGATCAAAAACTGAACAATTTCGTGCGTAACGCCTATGGCATCCCGTCGACGGTCACTGATGTCGCGCTTCGCGCGATCCTGACCGATCAGAGTGGCACCGGCACCTATGCCGACGTCGCTGCCGCCTTTAATTTCAAGGCGGACGGCTCGCTCGAGGACGGTATGGCTGCGCAGACGGCCACCCAGATCAACAACACGAAATTTACGGCCGCGGCACGCACGGACGACTATTCCTCGCGGATGGCGACGATCGGCAACGTTGATGATCTTTTGGCCGACCCGGCCATCACCAATTTCCTGAAAAGCACCTACGATCTGCCTTTCGATATCTCGAACGCCGATCTGAAGAGCATTCTGACCGATCCCACGGCCGCTGCGGCAGCCGGCCATGCCGACCTTAACGCGGACTTCAACTTCGCTGCCGACGGATCGCTTCCGGCGCTAAGCTCGGTCCAGAACGCTGATCAGGCGCAGACCACCAATGACAATTATGCAGCACGTTATGACGACGAGCGCGACGAGGCGATTGACGAGGTGGCGTCCAACTATAAGTCCATGATGGCCCCCAGCAACAGCCTGCTGGATTTTTCCGATATCAAGACCGTCAATGATTTCCTGCGCACCAATTCGACGGCCGATTTTGTCAAGAGCAACGACAACCTGCCGGATCCCTATCACGTGGCGCTGCAGGCATTCGGCCTGACGGAGCAGGAAGTACCGCGCTCGATGATGCGCAAGATCCTGACGAGCGATGCCTATGACCCGAAGGGTTATATCGCCTCCCTCAAGGACGAACGCATCACCAATCTTGCCCGCGCCTTCAACTTCGGCCCCGACGGCAAGGCGGCGGCTCCCTTTCAGGCGCTTCCCGATGCGACGATGGCCAAATACGCCACCGACTACAAATCGCATATCACCATGCTGATGAAGGATGGCCCGGTAAAGGACAAGGCTGCCAAGGACGCGACGGCGGAAGTCGACTATTTCGCCAAAGGCATGGCGAAGGTGAAATCGCTCGACGACTTCCTGGATGATAGCCGCCTGACCGACCTGGTGCTGAAGGCGAATAACCTCGACCCCAAGAATTACGACAAGGCCACGCTGAAGAAGATCTTCACCTCGGATCCCGATGATAAGAAGAGCTATCTCAACACCAAGGCCGACGCGCGCTTCAAGGATATCGTCGCTGCCTTCAATTTCGACAAGGACGGCAACCTGACCCGCGCCAAGATCGGTACCGTCCAGAACAAGGCAGCCGAGGACCATACCCAGCAGCTCTTCGTCCAGCAGACGTTGGAAAACCAGCAAGGCGAAAGCAACGACGGGGTTCGCCTGGCGCTCTATTTCAGCCGCAAGGCCCCGAACATCACCTCGATCTACTCGATCCTCGGAGACAAGGCGCTCTATCAGGTCATCACCACCGCCTACAGCCTGCCGTCGCAGATATCGGGCATGGATGTTGCCAAGCAGGCCGATCTGATCAACCGCTTCGTCAAGCTCGATGATCTCCAGGACCCGAAGAAGGTCGACAAGCTGTTGCGCCGCTTCACGGCGATGTACGACATCAAGAACAATACGCAGCAGTCGCCGGCACTGCAGATCCTGACCGGCGGCGGCACGCAGAAAGCCTGA
- a CDS encoding FAD-binding oxidoreductase, whose amino-acid sequence MTNPSISTEHLDRFAAIVGDKYALRSEADLAPHLIENRGLYHGSSPLLLKPGSVEEVSAIMKLATETGTAIVPQTGNTGLVGGQTPREGKCDIILSLERMNRIRDVDPVANVLVADGGAILAEVQKAAEAHGRLFPLSLGSEGSCRIGGNLSTNAGGTAVLAYGNMRQLCLGLEVVLPTGEIWDGLRRLKKDNTGYDLRDLFIGAEGTLGIITGAVLKLFPQPLGHQVAFAGLNSVEDALALFNLASSLCGASLTGFELMPRFGVEITARHIDGVRDPLEAAYPWYVLIDISTSDSAETAERMMNGLLEQGFEAGLVLDAAIASSVAQQKALWHMRESMSDAQKPEGGSIKHDVSVPVSRVPHFMAEAEEAVMAAMPGARICAFGHMGDGNIHYNISQPLGADKDAFIARWHEMNHIVHGLVLAHGGSISAEHGIGQLKRDELAAIRPAIEIELMRRIKRAFDPANIMNPGKVVSLDP is encoded by the coding sequence ATGACCAATCCCAGCATTTCCACCGAGCATCTCGACCGCTTCGCCGCGATCGTCGGCGACAAATACGCGCTTCGCAGCGAGGCCGATCTTGCCCCGCATCTGATCGAAAACCGCGGCCTCTACCACGGCTCTTCCCCTCTCCTTCTGAAACCAGGCTCGGTCGAGGAAGTCTCCGCGATCATGAAACTTGCGACGGAAACCGGAACGGCGATCGTGCCGCAAACCGGCAATACCGGCCTCGTCGGCGGCCAGACGCCGCGCGAGGGCAAGTGCGATATCATTCTGTCGCTCGAGCGCATGAACCGGATCCGCGACGTCGATCCGGTGGCCAACGTCCTGGTGGCCGATGGCGGCGCCATCCTTGCCGAGGTCCAGAAGGCGGCAGAGGCCCATGGGCGGCTCTTTCCGCTGTCGCTCGGCTCGGAGGGTTCCTGCCGCATCGGCGGCAACCTTTCCACCAATGCCGGCGGCACGGCCGTGCTTGCCTACGGCAACATGCGCCAGCTCTGCCTCGGCCTCGAAGTGGTGCTGCCGACCGGCGAGATCTGGGACGGCCTGCGCCGCCTGAAAAAGGACAATACCGGCTATGACCTGCGCGATCTCTTCATCGGCGCCGAAGGCACGCTCGGCATCATCACCGGCGCGGTCCTAAAGCTCTTTCCGCAGCCGCTCGGCCATCAGGTGGCCTTCGCCGGCCTGAATTCGGTCGAAGATGCACTTGCCCTCTTCAACCTTGCCTCCAGCCTCTGCGGCGCCTCGCTCACCGGTTTTGAACTGATGCCGCGCTTCGGCGTCGAAATCACGGCCCGCCACATCGACGGTGTCCGCGATCCGCTGGAAGCGGCCTATCCCTGGTACGTACTAATCGACATCTCGACCTCGGACTCGGCCGAGACGGCTGAGCGGATGATGAACGGCCTGCTTGAACAGGGTTTCGAGGCCGGGCTGGTGCTGGATGCCGCGATCGCCTCCTCCGTGGCGCAGCAGAAGGCGCTCTGGCACATGCGCGAGAGCATGTCCGACGCCCAGAAGCCGGAAGGCGGCTCGATCAAGCACGATGTTTCCGTGCCCGTATCAAGGGTGCCGCATTTCATGGCCGAGGCCGAAGAGGCGGTCATGGCGGCCATGCCGGGAGCCCGCATCTGCGCTTTCGGCCATATGGGCGACGGCAACATCCATTACAATATTTCCCAGCCGCTCGGCGCCGACAAGGACGCCTTCATCGCCCGCTGGCACGAGATGAACCACATCGTGCATGGGCTGGTGCTCGCCCATGGCGGCTCGATTTCCGCCGAGCACGGCATCGGCCAGTTAAAGCGGGACGAGCTGGCGGCGATCCGCCCGGCGATCGAAATCGAGCTGATGCGCCGCATCAAGCGCGCCTTCGACCCCGCAAACATCATGAATCCAGGAAAGGTCGTCAGCCTCGATCCTTGA
- a CDS encoding L-threonylcarbamoyladenylate synthase, translating to MARTIDIKADRQAALEAGCAALADGFAIAIPTETVYGLAADATNPAAITRIYETKGRPRFNPLICHMADLAMAEEHAEFDPVSRALATAFWPGPLTLVLPLKAQSPIHALATAGLDSVGVRVPKGFAGALIGAFGWPLAAPSANTSGGISATSAAHVEADLGTKIPLILDAGASTVGVESTIVKVEDGQLRLLRPGGLAAREIERVAGKPLLRAKTASAAIEAPGMLASHYAPGASVRLNATAVEPGEALIAFGNASVSGTDGARIILDLSPRGDLAEAAANLFDYMKRADASGASSIAFSPIPEEGLGEAINDRLQRAAAPRD from the coding sequence ATGGCACGCACAATCGACATCAAAGCCGACAGGCAGGCAGCGCTTGAGGCGGGCTGCGCCGCTCTTGCCGACGGCTTTGCGATCGCCATCCCGACGGAGACCGTCTACGGTCTCGCCGCCGACGCCACCAATCCGGCGGCCATCACGCGCATCTACGAGACGAAGGGACGGCCGCGCTTCAACCCGCTAATCTGCCACATGGCCGATCTTGCGATGGCCGAGGAGCATGCCGAATTCGATCCGGTTTCGCGGGCGCTCGCCACCGCCTTCTGGCCCGGCCCGCTGACCCTGGTGCTGCCGCTAAAAGCTCAGAGCCCGATCCATGCGCTGGCAACTGCCGGGCTCGACAGCGTCGGCGTCCGCGTACCGAAGGGTTTCGCCGGCGCGTTGATCGGCGCCTTCGGATGGCCGCTGGCCGCCCCAAGCGCCAATACGTCAGGCGGGATCAGCGCGACGAGCGCAGCCCATGTCGAAGCCGATCTCGGGACGAAGATCCCGCTGATCCTCGATGCCGGAGCGAGCACCGTTGGCGTCGAATCGACGATCGTCAAGGTGGAGGATGGGCAGCTGAGACTGCTGCGGCCCGGCGGCTTGGCGGCGCGCGAGATCGAACGTGTCGCAGGCAAGCCGCTGCTGCGCGCGAAGACGGCATCGGCGGCGATCGAGGCACCGGGCATGCTCGCCTCGCATTACGCGCCCGGCGCTTCCGTGCGCCTCAACGCAACGGCGGTGGAACCGGGCGAGGCGCTGATCGCCTTCGGCAATGCTTCCGTATCCGGGACGGACGGCGCCCGGATCATTCTCGACCTCAGCCCGCGCGGCGACCTTGCCGAAGCGGCCGCAAATCTTTTCGACTATATGAAGCGTGCCGATGCCAGTGGGGCGTCGAGCATCGCCTTTTCGCCAATCCCCGAGGAGGGGCTGGGCGAAGCAATCAACGACCGCCTGCAGCGGGCGGCCGCCCCCCGCGACTGA
- a CDS encoding DUF6656 family protein, which yields MAKLRYFDAKEAGKLQERQLIAAHSEFLRTGRITRDRRHWLAEEKRYLTHDEVAAKTGRKLQAAGEKTHQHINGFHRSIQFPKMIFHRTLEDSPHLGYCHVTASRTKFAHYEEVSWAFYIANFYSDIGENDNFFERIDVGYSRMYFAVAIKPGEDSMEKMTIDRSVRGNGLLFRTHDPQVAIRNILLLGARNEQLREIIRQL from the coding sequence ATGGCCAAACTTCGTTATTTCGACGCGAAAGAAGCAGGCAAGTTGCAGGAACGGCAACTGATTGCCGCTCATTCCGAATTCTTGCGCACCGGCCGCATCACCCGCGACCGGCGGCACTGGCTGGCCGAGGAAAAGCGCTACCTCACCCATGATGAGGTGGCGGCAAAAACCGGTCGCAAGCTCCAGGCGGCCGGCGAAAAGACCCATCAGCACATCAACGGCTTCCACCGCTCGATCCAGTTTCCGAAGATGATCTTCCACCGGACGCTGGAGGACAGCCCGCATCTCGGCTACTGCCACGTCACCGCCTCGCGCACGAAATTCGCCCACTACGAAGAGGTGAGCTGGGCCTTCTATATCGCCAACTTCTATTCCGACATCGGCGAGAACGACAATTTCTTCGAACGTATCGATGTCGGCTATTCCCGCATGTATTTTGCCGTTGCGATCAAGCCCGGCGAAGACTCCATGGAAAAGATGACCATCGATCGGTCGGTGCGCGGCAACGGGCTGCTCTTCCGCACCCATGATCCGCAGGTAGCGATCCGCAATATCCTGCTGCTCGGTGCGCGCAACGAACAGCTGCGTGAAATCATCCGCCAACTCTAA